The following coding sequences are from one Pseudonocardia sp. HH130630-07 window:
- a CDS encoding PHA/PHB synthase family protein, giving the protein MTTQPTSQQQARSGSGPAGPATGASAGPGANDPAEVLRRQAAGLVRDLRELADPEGLKAKVDPVGFGGALGEAARSLAGRPGAVLRAGFGLGVDSARAVAAAATRAVGGTTTGPAALPAQDKRYGDPAWENNAWYYLARQQHALLADRFTELAAAAEVSPAARRKLDWLVGQTIEALAPPNSAVTNPAWPKKIVETGGLNVVRGARNMLRDVVQNRGMPRQVTPGRFVVGKDLAVTPGHVVYRNRLIELIQYEPQTETVHEIPLLMSPPWINKYYIMDLAPGKSLVEWAVQHGHTVFMISYRNPDSALADVTMSDYLREGPVAALEAVRAITGRDRVNVAGLCLGGALSAATVAWLEATGEQCVNSLTLMNTLLDYTGPGQLGVFTDEQTVDRLERTMRKDGYLPASSMKTTFDLLRATDLVWNYAVNDWLLGEDPKPFDMLSWNADSTRMPAAMQTEYLRTLYLENQFAEGKLELAGERLDLAGVRPDSYVVTAESDHIAPWRSVYKGAARIGGTVRFVLSNSGHIAGVVNPPSPKSRHWFGESDELPASADDWRDDAGERKASWWEDWTPWIAERAGDEVPAPARVGSEEYPPLEPAPGRYVLSG; this is encoded by the coding sequence GTGACCACGCAGCCGACGTCCCAGCAACAGGCCCGATCCGGTTCCGGCCCCGCCGGACCGGCGACCGGTGCGAGCGCCGGTCCGGGCGCGAACGATCCGGCCGAGGTGCTCCGCCGCCAGGCCGCCGGTCTGGTCCGCGACCTGCGCGAGCTGGCCGATCCCGAGGGGCTGAAGGCGAAGGTCGACCCGGTCGGCTTCGGCGGGGCGCTCGGGGAGGCCGCCCGCTCGCTCGCCGGGCGTCCCGGCGCGGTGCTGCGCGCGGGCTTCGGCCTCGGCGTGGACTCGGCACGGGCGGTGGCCGCGGCCGCGACGCGCGCCGTGGGGGGCACGACCACTGGGCCGGCCGCGCTGCCCGCCCAGGACAAGCGCTACGGCGATCCGGCGTGGGAGAACAACGCCTGGTACTACCTGGCCCGCCAGCAGCACGCGCTGCTCGCGGACCGGTTCACCGAGCTGGCCGCGGCGGCGGAGGTCTCGCCCGCGGCGCGGCGCAAGCTGGACTGGCTGGTCGGGCAGACGATCGAGGCGCTGGCCCCGCCGAACTCGGCCGTCACCAACCCGGCGTGGCCGAAGAAGATCGTGGAGACCGGCGGGCTGAACGTCGTGCGCGGGGCCCGGAACATGCTCCGTGACGTCGTCCAGAACCGGGGGATGCCGCGCCAGGTCACGCCGGGCCGGTTCGTCGTGGGCAAGGACCTCGCGGTGACGCCGGGCCACGTCGTCTACCGCAACCGGCTGATCGAGCTCATCCAGTACGAGCCGCAGACCGAGACGGTGCACGAGATCCCGCTGCTGATGAGCCCGCCGTGGATCAACAAGTACTACATCATGGATCTCGCGCCCGGGAAGTCGCTGGTCGAGTGGGCGGTGCAGCACGGCCACACGGTCTTCATGATCAGCTACCGGAACCCGGACTCCGCGCTGGCCGACGTGACCATGAGCGACTACCTGCGCGAGGGGCCGGTCGCCGCGCTGGAGGCGGTCCGGGCGATCACCGGCCGGGACCGGGTGAACGTGGCCGGGCTCTGCCTCGGCGGGGCGCTGTCCGCGGCGACGGTCGCCTGGCTGGAGGCCACCGGTGAGCAGTGCGTCAACTCGCTGACCCTGATGAACACGCTGCTCGACTACACCGGCCCCGGTCAGCTCGGCGTGTTCACCGACGAGCAGACGGTGGACCGGCTGGAGCGCACCATGCGCAAGGACGGCTACCTCCCGGCCTCGAGCATGAAGACGACCTTCGACCTGCTCCGGGCCACCGACCTGGTCTGGAACTACGCGGTGAACGACTGGCTGCTCGGGGAGGACCCGAAGCCGTTCGACATGCTGAGCTGGAACGCCGACTCGACCCGCATGCCCGCGGCGATGCAGACCGAGTACCTGCGCACGCTCTACCTGGAGAACCAGTTCGCCGAGGGCAAGCTGGAGCTCGCGGGGGAGCGGCTCGACCTGGCCGGGGTCCGGCCGGACAGCTACGTCGTCACGGCGGAGTCCGACCACATCGCCCCGTGGCGGTCGGTCTACAAGGGAGCGGCCCGGATCGGCGGCACCGTGCGCTTCGTGCTCTCCAACTCCGGGCACATCGCCGGGGTGGTCAACCCGCCGTCGCCGAAGTCCCGGCACTGGTTCGGCGAGTCCGACGAGCTCCCCGCCTCGGCCGACGACTGGCGCGACGACGCCGGTGAGCGCAAGGCGTCGTGGTGGGAGGACTGGACCCCGTGGATCGCCGAGCGCGCCGGCGACGAGGTGCCCGCACCGGCGCGGGTCGGGTCCGAGGAGTACCCGCCGCTGGAGCCCGCCCCCGGCCGGTACGTGCTCAGCGGCTGA
- a CDS encoding helix-turn-helix domain-containing protein, with product MSRAQREPGTRPGTDGPGAADGLRAAGASAASDAWAAQVNALGGFIRAQRQMAKLSLREMAALTKVSNAYLSQVERGLHQPSLKVLRSIADALHLDTDQMLSRAGWSFRDEAPGSSAGGAPDAGVPDVEAAIAVDPRLSEEQRAALLGVYRSFVERD from the coding sequence ATGAGCCGGGCCCAGCGGGAACCGGGCACGCGGCCCGGCACGGACGGCCCCGGAGCCGCCGACGGGCTGCGTGCGGCGGGGGCGTCCGCCGCGAGCGACGCGTGGGCCGCGCAGGTCAACGCGCTGGGCGGGTTCATCCGGGCCCAGCGGCAGATGGCGAAGCTGTCCCTGCGGGAGATGGCGGCCCTGACCAAGGTGTCCAACGCCTACCTGAGCCAGGTCGAGCGGGGGCTGCACCAGCCGTCGCTGAAGGTGCTGCGCTCGATCGCGGACGCGCTGCACCTCGACACCGACCAGATGCTCAGCCGGGCCGGCTGGTCCTTCCGCGACGAGGCGCCCGGGTCGTCGGCGGGAGGTGCGCCCGACGCCGGGGTGCCGGACGTCGAGGCGGCGATCGCGGTCGACCCGCGGCTCTCCGAGGAGCAGCGCGCGGCGTTGCTGGGCGTCTACCGGAGCTTCGTCGAGCGCGACTGA
- a CDS encoding YggT family protein, translated as MIAWLLGLLLGLFQFVLIARVVVDWIEVLGSGRGGAALDTARRITHAVTEPVVAPVRRVVTPVRMGAVGLDLSVLIVFVIVLVARLVIVPLIPF; from the coding sequence GTGATCGCTTGGTTGCTCGGCCTCCTGCTGGGGCTGTTCCAGTTCGTGCTGATCGCCCGGGTCGTCGTCGACTGGATCGAGGTTCTCGGGTCCGGCCGCGGCGGTGCCGCGCTGGACACCGCCCGCCGGATCACGCACGCGGTCACCGAACCGGTGGTCGCGCCGGTCCGGCGCGTCGTGACGCCGGTGCGGATGGGAGCCGTCGGCCTGGACCTCTCGGTCCTGATCGTGTTCGTGATCGTCCTGGTCGCCCGGCTGGTGATCGTCCCGCTGATCCCGTTCTGA
- the dtd gene encoding D-aminoacyl-tRNA deacylase, translating to MRAVAARVRRAAVTVCDSDDEPLRVTGRIGPGLLVLLGVHRDDAGAGPDGPATMARKLHELRLLRDERSCAETGAPLLVVSQFTLYGETRRGRRPSWSAAARPEDAEPVVDAVVAALRGRGATVATGEFGARMAVESVNDGPFTVLVEV from the coding sequence ATGAGGGCCGTCGCCGCGCGGGTCCGCCGGGCCGCGGTCACGGTCTGCGACTCCGACGACGAGCCGCTGCGGGTCACCGGCCGGATCGGCCCCGGCCTGCTCGTCCTGCTCGGCGTGCACCGCGACGACGCCGGTGCCGGCCCGGACGGCCCGGCCACCATGGCCCGGAAGCTGCACGAGCTGCGATTGCTGCGCGACGAGCGCTCCTGCGCCGAGACCGGCGCGCCGTTGCTGGTCGTCAGCCAGTTCACCCTCTACGGCGAGACCCGCAGGGGGCGACGGCCGTCGTGGTCGGCGGCGGCCCGTCCGGAGGACGCCGAGCCGGTGGTCGACGCGGTCGTCGCGGCCCTGCGCGGGCGCGGCGCGACCGTGGCGACCGGGGAGTTCGGGGCCCGGATGGCCGTGGAGTCGGTGAACGACGGCCCCTTCACCGTGCTGGTCGAGGTCTGA